From Rutidosis leptorrhynchoides isolate AG116_Rl617_1_P2 chromosome 3, CSIRO_AGI_Rlap_v1, whole genome shotgun sequence, a single genomic window includes:
- the LOC139897064 gene encoding PLASMODESMATA CALLOSE-BINDING PROTEIN 5-like isoform X1 has translation MSLFLCFTLLFTSVAIHRISAATSPTIQLPDGVTLNLWCVAKNNAEDSALQSAIDWACGIGGADCTPIQQGGPCYDPADIRKTASYAFNNYCTKNGMTEDTCNFANTAALTSLDPSHSSCKFPSSLEGKNIQGTSAVGGASTADLTSKGVNNNFAFGGADMLFWCLISVIIWF, from the exons ATGTCTCTTTTTCTCTGCTTCACCCTTCTTTTCACTTCCGTCGCAATCCACCGCATCTCCGCCGCCACGTCACCAACAATCCAACTACCCGACGGCGTCACACTTAACCTCTGGTGTGTTGCCAAAAACAACGCCGAAGATTCCGCCTTACAATCCGCAATCGATTGGGCGTGTGGAATTGGTGGTGCTGATTGTACACCTATTCAACAAGGTGGGCCCTGCTATGATCCGGCTGATATTAGGAAAACGGCGTCGTATGCGTTCAATAATTACTGCACTAAGAATGGAATGACTGAAGATACTTGTAATTTTGCTAATACTGCTGCTTTGACTTCCCTTGACCCAA GTCACAGCAGTTGCAAATTCCCATCAAG TTTGGAAGGTAAGAATATACAAGGCACAAGTGCAGTAGGAGGGGCATCAACTGCAGATCTTACAAGTAAAGGAGTTAATAATAATTTTGCATTTGGTGGTGCTGATATGTTGTTTTGGTGTTTGATTTCTGTTATTATTTGGTTTTAA
- the LOC139897064 gene encoding PLASMODESMATA CALLOSE-BINDING PROTEIN 5-like isoform X3: MSLFLCFTLLFTSVAIHRISAATSPTIQLPDGVTLNLWCVAKNNAEDSALQSAIDWACGIGGADCTPIQQGGPCYDPADIRKTASYAFNNYCTKNGMTEDTCNFANTAALTSLDPIWKVRIYKAQVQ, encoded by the exons ATGTCTCTTTTTCTCTGCTTCACCCTTCTTTTCACTTCCGTCGCAATCCACCGCATCTCCGCCGCCACGTCACCAACAATCCAACTACCCGACGGCGTCACACTTAACCTCTGGTGTGTTGCCAAAAACAACGCCGAAGATTCCGCCTTACAATCCGCAATCGATTGGGCGTGTGGAATTGGTGGTGCTGATTGTACACCTATTCAACAAGGTGGGCCCTGCTATGATCCGGCTGATATTAGGAAAACGGCGTCGTATGCGTTCAATAATTACTGCACTAAGAATGGAATGACTGAAGATACTTGTAATTTTGCTAATACTGCTGCTTTGACTTCCCTTGACCCAA TTTGGAAGGTAAGAATATACAAGGCACAAGTGCAGTAG
- the LOC139897064 gene encoding PLASMODESMATA CALLOSE-BINDING PROTEIN 5-like isoform X2: protein MSLFLCFTLLFTSVAIHRISAATSPTIQLPDGVTLNLWCVAKNNAEDSALQSAIDWACGIGGADCTPIQQGGPCYDPADIRKTASYAFNNYCTKNGMTEDTCNFANTAALTSLDPSHSSCKFPSSLEGKNIQGTSAVGGASTADLTTT from the exons ATGTCTCTTTTTCTCTGCTTCACCCTTCTTTTCACTTCCGTCGCAATCCACCGCATCTCCGCCGCCACGTCACCAACAATCCAACTACCCGACGGCGTCACACTTAACCTCTGGTGTGTTGCCAAAAACAACGCCGAAGATTCCGCCTTACAATCCGCAATCGATTGGGCGTGTGGAATTGGTGGTGCTGATTGTACACCTATTCAACAAGGTGGGCCCTGCTATGATCCGGCTGATATTAGGAAAACGGCGTCGTATGCGTTCAATAATTACTGCACTAAGAATGGAATGACTGAAGATACTTGTAATTTTGCTAATACTGCTGCTTTGACTTCCCTTGACCCAA GTCACAGCAGTTGCAAATTCCCATCAAG TTTGGAAGGTAAGAATATACAAGGCACAAGTGCAGTAGGAGGGGCATCAACTGCAGATCTTACAA CCACGTAG